A window from Pseudomonas moraviensis encodes these proteins:
- a CDS encoding efflux transporter outer membrane subunit — protein MTDRSLIQLATARGSRLLSLSLCVALLSACAVGPDYQRPQTAEIAQFKEAEGWRQANPSDSLARGAWWELYGDQQLNALIEKLNSANQTVAQSEAQFRQAQALVRSARGAFYPSVDLSLGKNRSSQGTGSSSSSLSSSSSGIRDTYNAQLGVSWEADVWGKLRRGLEADEANAQASFADLAAMRLSQQSELVQNYLQLRVIDQQKRLLEATVAAYERSLKMTQNQYRAGVSGRDAVAQAQTQLKSTQADLVDLIWQRAQFENAIAVLTGEAPANFSIAESQSIPNLPQVPLSLPSQLLERRPDIAAAERSVIAANANVGVAKAAYYPDLTLSLSGGYSSSTSKNLISLPNRFWSVGPQLSLPLFDGGIRSAEVDRSEAAYDETVARYRQTVLDGFREVENYLVQLKVYEDEAAVRQEALDAARDSLRLTENQYKAGLIAYIDVVVVQATALSNERSVLNILQNRLIASVQLIAALGGGWDGQLDVSDNR, from the coding sequence ATGACTGACCGTTCGCTTATCCAATTGGCCACCGCACGCGGCTCGCGCCTGTTGAGCCTGTCGTTGTGCGTGGCGCTGCTCAGCGCTTGCGCCGTCGGCCCGGACTACCAGCGTCCGCAAACCGCCGAAATCGCTCAGTTCAAGGAAGCCGAAGGCTGGCGTCAGGCCAACCCGAGCGACTCGCTGGCTCGCGGTGCCTGGTGGGAGTTGTACGGCGATCAGCAGCTCAACGCCTTGATCGAGAAACTCAACAGCGCCAACCAGACCGTCGCCCAGTCCGAAGCGCAGTTCCGTCAGGCGCAGGCTCTGGTGCGCAGTGCGCGCGGGGCGTTTTACCCGAGCGTCGACCTGAGTCTGGGCAAGAACCGTTCGAGTCAGGGCACCGGCAGCAGCAGTTCGAGCCTGAGCAGTTCCTCAAGCGGTATTCGTGACACTTATAACGCGCAACTGGGCGTCAGTTGGGAAGCCGACGTGTGGGGCAAGCTGCGCCGTGGGCTGGAGGCCGATGAGGCCAATGCCCAGGCGAGTTTTGCCGATCTGGCGGCGATGCGTCTGAGCCAGCAATCGGAACTGGTGCAGAATTACCTGCAACTGCGGGTCATCGATCAGCAGAAGCGCCTGCTCGAGGCCACCGTGGCCGCGTACGAACGCTCGCTGAAAATGACCCAGAACCAGTATCGCGCCGGGGTTTCCGGGCGCGATGCGGTGGCGCAGGCGCAAACCCAGTTGAAAAGCACCCAGGCTGATCTGGTCGATCTGATCTGGCAGCGCGCACAGTTTGAAAACGCCATCGCGGTGCTCACCGGCGAAGCGCCAGCGAACTTCAGCATCGCCGAAAGCCAGAGCATCCCGAACCTGCCGCAAGTACCGCTGAGCCTGCCTTCGCAGCTGCTGGAACGCCGTCCCGACATCGCTGCGGCCGAGCGCTCGGTGATCGCCGCCAACGCCAACGTCGGCGTGGCGAAAGCTGCGTATTACCCGGACCTGACCCTGAGTCTGAGCGGCGGCTACAGCAGCAGCACGTCGAAAAACCTGATCAGCCTGCCGAACCGTTTCTGGTCGGTCGGCCCGCAGCTGTCGTTGCCGTTGTTCGACGGCGGCATTCGTTCCGCCGAGGTCGACCGCAGCGAAGCGGCCTATGACGAAACGGTCGCCCGCTACCGCCAGACCGTGCTCGACGGCTTCCGAGAGGTGGAAAACTACCTGGTCCAGCTCAAGGTGTATGAAGACGAAGCAGCGGTGCGCCAGGAAGCACTGGACGCCGCGCGCGATTCCCTGCGCCTCACCGAAAACCAGTACAAGGCCGGCCTGATCGCCTATATCGACGTGGTGGTGGTGCAGGCCACGGCGCTGAGCAACGAACGCAGTGTGCTGAATATCCTGCAGAACCGACTGATCGCCAGCGTGCAACTGATTGCCGCTCTCGGCGGCGGTTGGGACGGCCAACTCGACGTCAGCGACAACCGCTGA